From one Sulfurimonas sp. genomic stretch:
- a CDS encoding addiction module protein — protein MLEALDLHKMSISDKFLMMEELWEDLSQNASANGFSPQWHYDELMKRERKVQDGELKFSALSEAKKRLKNSIHEN, from the coding sequence ATGCTAGAAGCTTTAGATTTGCATAAAATGAGTATTTCAGATAAGTTTTTGATGATGGAAGAGTTGTGGGAAGATTTGAGTCAAAATGCTTCTGCAAATGGTTTTTCACCTCAGTGGCACTATGACGAACTTATGAAAAGAGAGAGAAAAGTCCAAGATGGAGAGCTTAAGTTTTCCGCTCTATCTGAAGCAAAAAAGAGACTAAAAAACTCCATTCATGAAAATTGA